The following are from one region of the Edwardsiella tarda ATCC 15947 = NBRC 105688 genome:
- the tilS gene encoding tRNA lysidine(34) synthetase TilS encodes MNTLDIQMHIADKLAGRRHLLVAFSGGLDSTVLLHALVQLRATRLPQLRLRVVHVHHGLSAFADQWVEHCESVCHHWQVPLHVLHVQVDTQRNSVEAAARDARYRAIAALIGSHETLLTAQHLDDQCETFLLALKRGSGPTGLSAMAESMPFFATEQRRPLLGLSRRQLLSYAQAHHLTWVEDDSNADARFDRNFLRMRIVPLLRARWPHFSEAVARSASLCAEQEQLLDELLLESLQALMSEDDSLSVDGLLPLSEAKRYALLRRWIACFGVTMPTREQLQRLWHEVALARDDAEPQLHLANSQIRRFRRRLYLLPAMRSLRDEVLSWDPRQPLSLPDGLGELQLGSRGIAVRAPAADEAVSIRFCAQGVLRIVGRRHSRPIKKIWQELHIPPWERERTPMLYYGEHLIAALGVFVTQEGQAVSEDTAWNIHWTKDWM; translated from the coding sequence ATGAATACCCTAGATATCCAGATGCACATCGCCGACAAGCTAGCCGGGCGGCGGCACCTGTTGGTCGCCTTCAGTGGCGGCCTGGACTCCACCGTGCTGTTGCATGCGCTGGTGCAGTTGCGTGCCACGCGCCTGCCTCAGCTCCGCCTGCGGGTGGTACATGTGCATCATGGTCTGAGCGCTTTCGCCGATCAGTGGGTGGAGCATTGTGAGTCGGTCTGTCACCACTGGCAGGTGCCGTTGCATGTGTTACATGTGCAAGTGGACACCCAGCGTAATAGCGTCGAGGCGGCGGCACGCGATGCCCGCTATCGCGCTATCGCGGCGTTGATCGGCAGCCACGAGACGCTGCTGACCGCCCAGCATCTGGACGATCAGTGTGAAACGTTCCTATTGGCACTCAAGCGTGGCAGCGGGCCGACCGGTCTGTCGGCGATGGCCGAAAGCATGCCCTTCTTCGCCACTGAACAGCGGCGCCCTCTGTTAGGATTGTCCCGACGTCAGCTACTGAGTTACGCGCAGGCACACCACCTGACCTGGGTCGAGGATGATAGCAACGCCGATGCCCGCTTCGACCGTAACTTCCTGCGTATGCGCATCGTGCCACTGTTGCGCGCGCGCTGGCCACACTTCTCCGAGGCGGTGGCGCGCAGCGCTAGCCTGTGTGCCGAGCAGGAGCAGTTGCTGGATGAGCTATTGCTGGAGTCGTTACAGGCGTTGATGAGCGAGGATGATTCGCTGAGTGTCGACGGATTACTGCCGTTGTCCGAGGCCAAACGCTATGCGTTGCTGCGCCGTTGGATCGCCTGTTTTGGCGTCACCATGCCGACTCGTGAGCAGTTACAGCGCCTATGGCATGAGGTGGCCTTGGCGCGCGACGATGCCGAGCCACAACTGCATCTGGCGAATAGCCAGATCCGGCGCTTCCGCCGCCGTCTCTACCTATTGCCCGCGATGCGCTCGTTACGTGACGAGGTGTTGTCGTGGGATCCACGCCAACCGCTAAGCCTGCCCGATGGGTTGGGCGAACTGCAGCTGGGCTCTCGCGGGATCGCCGTTCGCGCGCCAGCGGCCGATGAGGCCGTCTCCATCCGTTTCTGTGCACAAGGGGTGCTGCGTATCGTCGGTCGGCGTCATTCTCGACCGATTAAAAAAATCTGGCAGGAGTTGCATATTCCACCTTGGGAGCGTGAACGGACGCCGATGCTGTATTATGGTGAGCATCTGATCGCCGCCTTGGGCGTCTTCGTTACCCAGGAGGGGCAAGCTGTCTCTGAAGATACGGCATGGAATATTCATTGGACGAAGGACTGGATGTAA
- the dtpD gene encoding dipeptide permease DtpD, with product MKTPSQPRAIYYVVALQIWEYFSFYGMRALLILYLTHQLGYNDTHAFGLYSAYASLVYVTPILGGILADKLLGNRVAVITGAALMTLGHVVLGLSAVSPFSLYLALAIIVCGYGLFKSNISCLLGELYSAEDPRRDGGFSLLYAAGNIGSIIAPIACGLAAEQYGWHVGFALAGIGMCAGLVIFICGHRHFRHTKGMNGPALRARKALLPNWSWLVLVLALSPLLVAILFWRDWSSYALALVCAGAMIILTNIFRRADSEQRRGLLQIMILMGLGTLFWAFAQQGGSSISLFIDRFVDRHLFSFTVPTALFQSVNGGAVMISGVVLAWLVSERSGGNRILRIWGKFALGLALIGAGFGILTFNARWAALHGQASMGLTVLGLAVMGCAELFIDPVAMAQITRLKIPGVTGVLTGIYMLATGSVANYLAGIIANQTAESSFAHGGEALTHSVMAYAKVFSDIAWGALGCVLLVAVIWLVNLLLLRRSAPQVVSE from the coding sequence ATGAAAACACCCTCACAACCGCGCGCAATCTACTATGTCGTAGCGCTGCAAATCTGGGAATACTTCAGCTTTTACGGCATGCGTGCGTTACTGATCCTCTATCTCACCCACCAACTCGGTTATAACGATACCCACGCCTTCGGCCTGTACAGTGCCTATGCCTCACTGGTCTATGTGACGCCGATCCTCGGCGGCATCTTGGCGGATAAACTGCTCGGTAACCGCGTCGCGGTGATCACCGGCGCCGCACTGATGACCCTGGGACACGTCGTGTTAGGGTTGAGTGCCGTCTCCCCGTTCTCCCTCTATCTCGCCTTGGCCATCATTGTCTGTGGCTACGGTCTATTTAAATCGAATATCAGCTGCCTGCTCGGCGAACTCTACTCTGCAGAGGATCCACGCCGTGACGGGGGCTTTTCCCTACTGTATGCGGCGGGAAATATTGGCTCGATCATAGCGCCGATTGCCTGTGGTCTGGCCGCCGAGCAGTATGGTTGGCACGTCGGCTTCGCGCTGGCGGGGATCGGCATGTGCGCCGGTCTGGTGATTTTTATCTGTGGACACCGCCACTTCCGCCACACCAAGGGAATGAACGGCCCAGCGTTGCGCGCGCGTAAGGCGCTATTACCTAATTGGAGCTGGCTGGTGTTGGTCTTGGCCCTCTCACCGCTGTTGGTGGCCATCCTGTTCTGGCGCGACTGGTCCAGCTATGCCTTGGCCTTGGTATGCGCCGGGGCGATGATCATCCTGACCAATATCTTCCGTCGTGCGGACAGCGAGCAGCGACGTGGGCTGCTACAGATCATGATATTAATGGGGTTGGGTACTCTATTCTGGGCCTTTGCTCAGCAGGGCGGTAGTTCCATCAGCCTGTTTATCGACCGCTTCGTCGATCGCCATCTGTTCTCCTTCACCGTACCGACGGCATTGTTCCAGTCGGTCAATGGCGGTGCGGTGATGATCAGTGGCGTGGTGCTGGCCTGGCTGGTCAGTGAGCGTAGCGGTGGTAACCGTATCTTGCGTATCTGGGGCAAGTTTGCCCTCGGACTGGCGTTGATCGGCGCCGGTTTCGGCATCCTAACGTTCAATGCCCGATGGGCGGCGCTGCATGGTCAAGCCTCGATGGGGCTGACGGTGTTGGGCCTGGCGGTGATGGGATGCGCAGAACTGTTTATCGATCCGGTCGCCATGGCGCAGATCACGCGCCTGAAGATCCCCGGGGTGACGGGCGTCCTCACCGGGATCTATATGCTGGCGACCGGATCGGTAGCCAACTACTTGGCCGGGATCATCGCCAATCAGACCGCCGAGTCCAGTTTTGCCCATGGCGGCGAGGCGTTGACCCATTCGGTGATGGCCTATGCCAAGGTGTTTAGCGACATCGCCTGGGGGGCATTGGGCTGTGTGCTGCTGGTTGCCGTGATTTGGCTGGTCAACCTGTTGCTGCTGCGCCGTAGCGCGCCGCAGGTGGTGTCAGAGTAA
- a CDS encoding lysine decarboxylase CadA, translating to MNIIAILNHMGVYFKEEPIRELHKALEAQNFQIVYPNDREDLLKLIDNNARLCGVIFDWDTYNLDLCRDISEMNEHLPVYAFANTHSTLDVSLSDLRLNVEFFEYALGAAEDIALKIRQSTDAYVDEILPPLTKALFNYVKEGKYTFCTPGHMGGTAFQKSPVGSLFYDFYGANAMKSDISISVSELGSLLDHTGPHKEAEEYIARTFNAERSYMVTNGTSTANKIVGMYSAPAGSTIMIDRNCHKSLTHLMMMSDVTPIYFRPTRNAYGILGGIPKSEFARETIEERVKNTPNATWPVHAVVTNSTYDGLFYNAEYIKKTLDVKSIHFDSAWVPYTNFSPIYKGLCGMSGDRVEGKVIYETQSTHKLLAAFSQASMIHVKGDINEETFNEAFMMHTSTSPHYGIVASIETAAAMMKGNAGKRLINGSIERAIRFRKEIKRLRSESDGWFFDVWQPEHIDEAKCWNLDPKESWHGFKDIDENHMFLDPIKVTLLTPGMKEDGTMADTGIPASIVAKYLDEHGIIVEKTGPYNLLFLFSIGIDKTKAMSLLRGLTDFKRAYDLNLRVKNMLPSLYREDPEFYENMRIQELAQGIHALIQHHNLPDLMYRAFEVLPTMVMNPHNAFQMELRGQTEEVYLEEMIGKVNANMILPYPPGVPLVMPGEMLTEESRPVLEFLQMLCEIGAHYPGFETDIHGAYRQADGRYTVKVLKTEQK from the coding sequence ATGAATATTATTGCCATCCTTAATCACATGGGTGTTTACTTCAAAGAAGAACCCATCCGTGAACTGCATAAGGCACTGGAAGCTCAGAATTTTCAGATCGTTTATCCGAACGACCGTGAAGACCTGCTGAAGTTGATCGACAATAACGCCCGTCTGTGCGGCGTCATCTTCGACTGGGATACTTATAACCTGGACCTGTGCCGTGACATCAGCGAGATGAACGAGCATCTGCCGGTTTACGCTTTCGCCAACACCCACTCTACGCTGGATGTTAGCCTGAGCGATCTGCGTCTGAACGTTGAATTCTTCGAATACGCCCTGGGTGCAGCCGAAGACATCGCCCTGAAAATCCGTCAGAGCACCGACGCTTACGTAGACGAAATCCTGCCGCCGCTGACCAAGGCGCTGTTCAACTACGTGAAAGAAGGCAAGTACACCTTCTGTACGCCGGGCCACATGGGCGGCACCGCGTTCCAGAAGAGCCCGGTAGGTAGCCTGTTCTATGATTTCTACGGCGCTAACGCCATGAAATCTGACATCTCCATCTCCGTTTCCGAGCTGGGCTCTCTGCTGGACCACACCGGTCCGCATAAAGAAGCCGAAGAGTACATCGCACGTACCTTCAACGCTGAACGCAGCTACATGGTGACCAACGGTACGTCAACCGCCAACAAGATTGTTGGTATGTACTCCGCACCGGCCGGCAGCACCATCATGATCGACCGTAACTGCCACAAGTCTCTGACTCACCTGATGATGATGAGCGACGTTACGCCGATCTACTTCCGTCCGACCCGTAACGCCTACGGTATCCTGGGTGGTATTCCGAAGAGCGAATTCGCTCGTGAAACCATCGAAGAGCGTGTGAAGAACACCCCGAACGCGACCTGGCCGGTACACGCCGTAGTGACCAACTCCACCTACGACGGTCTGTTCTACAACGCGGAATACATCAAGAAGACCCTGGATGTTAAATCCATCCACTTCGACTCAGCTTGGGTGCCTTACACCAACTTCAGCCCGATCTACAAAGGCCTGTGCGGCATGAGTGGCGATCGTGTAGAAGGCAAGGTGATCTATGAAACCCAGTCTACTCACAAACTGCTGGCGGCCTTCTCTCAGGCATCCATGATCCACGTTAAAGGTGACATCAACGAAGAAACCTTCAACGAAGCGTTCATGATGCATACCTCTACCTCTCCGCACTACGGTATCGTGGCTTCCATCGAAACCGCTGCGGCGATGATGAAGGGTAATGCTGGTAAGCGCCTGATTAACGGTTCTATCGAACGTGCTATCCGCTTCCGTAAAGAGATCAAACGCCTGCGTTCCGAGTCTGATGGCTGGTTCTTCGACGTATGGCAGCCGGAGCACATCGACGAAGCGAAATGCTGGAACCTGGATCCGAAAGAATCTTGGCACGGCTTTAAAGACATCGATGAGAACCACATGTTCCTCGACCCGATCAAAGTCACTCTGCTGACTCCGGGGATGAAGGAAGATGGCACCATGGCGGATACCGGTATCCCGGCATCTATCGTGGCTAAGTACCTGGATGAGCATGGCATCATCGTTGAGAAGACCGGTCCGTACAACCTGCTGTTCCTGTTCAGCATCGGTATCGATAAGACCAAGGCGATGAGCCTGCTGCGTGGTCTGACCGACTTCAAACGTGCCTACGACCTGAACCTGCGCGTTAAGAACATGCTGCCTTCACTGTACCGTGAAGATCCGGAGTTCTATGAAAACATGCGTATTCAGGAACTGGCTCAAGGCATCCACGCACTGATTCAGCATCACAACCTGCCGGATCTGATGTACCGTGCCTTCGAAGTTCTGCCGACCATGGTGATGAACCCGCACAACGCATTCCAGATGGAACTGCGCGGTCAGACCGAAGAGGTTTACCTCGAAGAGATGATCGGCAAAGTCAACGCCAACATGATCCTGCCGTACCCGCCGGGAGTTCCGCTGGTAATGCCGGGTGAAATGCTGACCGAAGAAAGCCGTCCGGTACTGGAGTTCCTGCAGATGCTGTGCGAAATCGGTGCTCACTACCCGGGCTTCGAAACCGACATCCACGGCGCTTATCGTCAGGCTGATGGTCGTTACACAGTGAAAGTTCTGAAAACAGAACAGAAGTAA
- the cadB gene encoding cadaverine/lysine antiporter, giving the protein MSSSKKIGLIACTGVVAGNMMGSGIALLPANLASLGSIAIFGWIISLVGAMSLAYVYARLATKNPQQGGPIAYAGEVGPAFGFQTGVLYYHANWIGNLAIGITAVSYLSTFFPLLNSPVPAGIACIAIVWIFTFVNMLGGTWVSRLTTIGLVLVLIPVVGTAIAGWAWFDPAVYHANWNTSGGTDTHAVVKSILLCLWAFVGVESAAVSTGMVKNPQRTVPLATMMGTCLAGIVYIAATQVIAGMFPASEMAASGAPFAVSASAMVGHWAGPVVSAFTAFACLTSLGSWMMLVGQAGVRAANDGNFPKVYGELDKNGIPKKGLLLASVKMTVLMVLITILNASGGKASDLFGMLTGIAVLLTMLPYFYSCVDLIRFEGANVKNIMSLVAAVLGCCFCFIALMGAGNMELSGTFIVSLIILMFYARKMNTRKAQNTENNSNAAA; this is encoded by the coding sequence ATGTCATCGAGCAAAAAAATCGGGCTTATCGCCTGTACCGGTGTTGTTGCCGGTAATATGATGGGGAGCGGCATCGCACTTCTGCCTGCAAACCTGGCGAGTTTAGGTTCTATCGCCATTTTCGGCTGGATCATTTCTCTGGTTGGTGCCATGTCTCTGGCGTATGTTTATGCCCGACTGGCTACCAAGAACCCGCAGCAGGGTGGCCCGATTGCCTATGCTGGTGAGGTTGGCCCTGCATTCGGTTTCCAGACCGGTGTTCTTTACTACCATGCAAACTGGATCGGTAACCTGGCGATCGGCATCACCGCCGTCTCTTACCTGTCTACCTTCTTCCCGCTGCTGAACAGCCCGGTACCGGCAGGTATCGCCTGTATCGCCATCGTTTGGATCTTCACCTTCGTTAACATGCTGGGTGGTACCTGGGTGAGCCGTCTGACCACTATCGGTCTGGTTCTGGTACTGATCCCGGTTGTGGGCACCGCCATCGCTGGTTGGGCCTGGTTCGATCCGGCCGTTTATCACGCTAACTGGAACACCTCTGGCGGTACTGATACTCACGCTGTCGTCAAGAGTATCCTGCTGTGCCTGTGGGCGTTCGTTGGGGTTGAATCTGCCGCAGTCAGTACCGGTATGGTGAAGAATCCGCAGCGTACCGTTCCGCTGGCTACCATGATGGGTACCTGCCTGGCCGGTATCGTCTACATCGCCGCGACTCAGGTTATCGCCGGTATGTTCCCGGCCAGTGAAATGGCTGCTTCCGGTGCACCGTTCGCCGTCTCCGCCTCTGCGATGGTCGGTCATTGGGCTGGTCCGGTCGTCTCTGCCTTCACCGCATTTGCCTGCCTGACTTCATTGGGTTCTTGGATGATGCTGGTTGGCCAGGCGGGTGTTCGCGCCGCCAACGATGGCAACTTCCCGAAAGTTTACGGTGAACTGGATAAGAACGGCATTCCGAAGAAAGGCCTGCTGCTGGCTTCCGTGAAAATGACTGTCCTGATGGTACTGATCACCATCCTGAACGCCAGCGGCGGTAAAGCCTCTGACCTGTTCGGCATGCTGACGGGTATCGCCGTACTGCTGACCATGCTGCCGTACTTCTACTCTTGCGTTGACCTGATTCGCTTCGAAGGTGCCAACGTTAAGAACATCATGAGTCTGGTTGCCGCTGTACTGGGTTGCTGCTTCTGCTTCATCGCACTGATGGGTGCGGGCAACATGGAGCTGTCCGGTACCTTCATCGTCAGCCTGATCATCCTGATGTTCTATGCACGCAAGATGAACACCCGCAAGGCACAGAATACTGAAAACAACAGTAACGCCGCGGCATAA
- the cadC gene encoding lysine decarboxylation/transport transcriptional activator CadC: MQEQTFRVGEWLVLAADNKITREGRVLVLEPRLIDMLSYFAHHPDTVLSRDELIDNVWKRNIVTNHVVTQCISELRKYLKDGRTEAPEYIVTVPKRGYKLVEPVLWCNGESSELALASATSLESSSAPLSGRVEASPTAEAPPQTSAPPVSPRTPVEMPVAQAAAPASPLSERAAESEVAPLTRIPRYKRSSFWVWVAFLTALLLCVSFVGLAVFSNRVPVAPQPMLLNPRDIDIRIQGGNSCSNWTNQLSYVVGLSEELTQGLNTYSTFLVHDQTNYNYGGPSSSGKSLYIEFVNQRHYRAQQCFLSVRLVDNADNSVMLEKRYFITPDNLLSVQKDFVDSIFSVLKVKMPPSLALRYDTLVPTHSQMLQQYYQAHQLLLQGDGESLNQANRLLAQLIKQDPDFVYAKAEKALVDILLNSYQPLSAPQLTALRQEINEVEQNKLLQGTPIIQQIYTVDYLGQGKVEQAFAAINKGIELEMSWLNYVLLGKVYELKGQNNQAADAYITAFNLRPGNNTLYWIKNGVFQTNIERVAPYLLNYDAEKIE; the protein is encoded by the coding sequence ATGCAAGAGCAAACTTTCCGCGTAGGCGAGTGGTTAGTACTGGCAGCAGATAACAAAATCACTCGCGAAGGACGCGTGTTGGTACTTGAGCCCAGACTCATCGATATGTTGAGCTACTTTGCTCACCATCCGGATACGGTGCTGAGTCGGGATGAACTGATTGACAACGTATGGAAACGAAATATCGTCACCAATCACGTTGTGACTCAGTGCATCTCTGAATTACGGAAGTACCTCAAGGATGGACGTACCGAGGCCCCCGAGTACATCGTGACCGTGCCGAAGCGCGGCTACAAGTTGGTTGAGCCGGTGCTCTGGTGTAACGGGGAGAGTAGTGAACTCGCGCTGGCGAGCGCCACGTCGCTAGAGTCGTCTAGCGCGCCGCTGAGCGGCCGCGTGGAGGCGTCGCCTACGGCAGAGGCACCGCCTCAGACATCCGCGCCTCCCGTGTCGCCACGCACGCCCGTGGAGATGCCGGTGGCGCAAGCGGCCGCACCGGCCTCACCGCTATCCGAGCGAGCGGCAGAGTCAGAGGTTGCGCCACTTACGCGTATTCCGCGTTATAAACGCTCCTCTTTCTGGGTCTGGGTGGCATTTTTGACCGCGTTGCTGCTCTGTGTCAGTTTCGTTGGCTTAGCGGTGTTCAGTAATCGCGTCCCGGTAGCCCCTCAGCCGATGTTGCTCAACCCGCGCGACATCGATATCCGCATCCAGGGCGGGAACAGTTGCAGTAATTGGACCAATCAACTCTCCTATGTCGTGGGGTTGAGTGAGGAGCTGACTCAAGGGTTAAACACCTACTCCACCTTCCTGGTCCACGATCAGACCAACTACAACTATGGCGGCCCCAGTAGCTCGGGTAAGTCGTTGTATATCGAGTTCGTCAACCAACGCCACTATCGGGCGCAACAGTGTTTCCTCTCGGTACGCCTGGTCGATAATGCCGACAACTCGGTGATGCTGGAGAAGCGTTACTTCATCACTCCGGATAATTTGCTGAGTGTGCAGAAGGACTTCGTCGATAGCATTTTCTCCGTTCTCAAGGTCAAGATGCCGCCTTCCTTGGCGTTGCGCTACGATACGCTGGTACCGACTCATAGCCAGATGTTGCAACAGTATTATCAGGCCCATCAATTGTTGCTACAGGGTGATGGCGAGTCGCTGAACCAAGCGAACCGTCTGTTGGCGCAGCTGATCAAACAAGACCCTGATTTCGTCTATGCTAAAGCGGAGAAGGCGTTGGTCGACATTCTGCTTAACTCTTATCAGCCCCTGAGTGCACCACAACTGACGGCGTTGCGTCAGGAGATTAATGAGGTGGAGCAGAATAAGCTGTTGCAGGGAACCCCCATTATTCAGCAGATTTATACTGTCGACTATCTGGGGCAGGGGAAGGTTGAACAAGCGTTTGCCGCCATCAATAAGGGTATCGAGCTGGAGATGTCCTGGCTGAACTATGTCTTGCTGGGTAAAGTGTACGAATTGAAGGGGCAGAATAACCAGGCGGCAGATGCCTATATCACTGCATTTAATCTACGTCCGGGTAACAACACCCTGTATTGGATTAAGAATGGCGTCTTTCAAACGAATATTGAACGCGTCGCCCCCTACCTGCTTAATTATGACGCAGAAAAAATCGAGTAG
- a CDS encoding VOC family protein, translated as MKLNRIHHIAIIASDYARSKAFYCNILGFSLINEHYRADRDSWKGDLALDGVYTLELFSFPSPPARVSAPEACGLRHLAFGVSDLALAIAELAEQGVACEPVRRDENSGRCFTFLRDPDGLPLELYQD; from the coding sequence GTGAAGCTCAACCGTATCCATCACATCGCCATTATCGCCTCGGATTATGCGCGTAGTAAGGCGTTTTATTGTAACATTCTCGGATTTTCCTTAATCAATGAGCATTATCGCGCCGATCGCGACTCTTGGAAGGGCGATCTGGCACTGGATGGCGTCTATACGCTGGAGTTGTTTTCCTTTCCCTCCCCACCAGCGCGTGTTTCCGCACCTGAGGCATGTGGCTTGCGCCATCTGGCTTTCGGTGTGAGCGATCTGGCGCTCGCGATCGCCGAGCTTGCTGAGCAGGGAGTGGCGTGTGAGCCGGTACGACGCGATGAGAACAGCGGGCGCTGTTTTACCTTTTTGCGCGATCCCGATGGATTACCGTTAGAGTTGTATCAGGATTGA
- the accA gene encoding acetyl-CoA carboxylase carboxyl transferase subunit alpha, with amino-acid sequence MSLNFLDFEQPIAELEAKIDSLNALSRQDEKLDINIDEEVQRLRDKSVELTRKIFSDLGAWQIAQLARHPRRPYTLDYIQHIFTDFDELAGDRAFADDKAIVGGMARLNGRPVMVIGHQKGRETKEKIRRNFGMPAPEGYRKALRLMEMAERFNLPIITFIDTPGAYPGVGAEERGQSEAIARNLREMSGLKVPVICTVIGEGGSGGALAIGVGDKVNMLQYSTYSVISPEGCASILWKSADKAPLAAEAMGITAPRLQELKLIDSVIPEPLGGAHRDPQTMAATLKTQLVADLAELDALETEELLDRRYQRLMNYGYC; translated from the coding sequence ATGAGTCTGAATTTTCTGGATTTTGAACAGCCGATTGCCGAACTCGAAGCGAAGATCGACTCGCTGAACGCACTCAGCCGTCAAGACGAAAAATTGGATATTAATATCGACGAAGAGGTTCAACGTCTGCGTGACAAGAGTGTTGAACTGACGCGTAAGATTTTTTCCGATCTGGGAGCCTGGCAAATTGCTCAGTTGGCGCGTCATCCGCGTCGTCCCTATACCTTGGATTATATTCAGCATATCTTTACCGATTTCGATGAACTGGCTGGCGATCGTGCCTTCGCCGACGATAAAGCTATCGTTGGTGGTATGGCGCGTCTGAATGGCCGTCCAGTGATGGTGATTGGTCATCAGAAGGGGCGCGAGACCAAAGAGAAGATCCGTCGCAACTTCGGCATGCCTGCGCCGGAAGGTTACCGTAAGGCCTTGCGCCTGATGGAGATGGCCGAGCGCTTTAACTTACCGATTATTACCTTTATCGATACCCCGGGGGCTTATCCGGGCGTGGGGGCGGAAGAGCGCGGTCAGTCCGAGGCGATCGCACGCAACTTGCGTGAGATGTCCGGCTTGAAGGTCCCGGTGATCTGCACGGTAATTGGTGAGGGTGGCTCCGGCGGCGCGTTGGCTATCGGGGTGGGCGACAAGGTCAACATGTTGCAATACAGCACCTATTCGGTGATCTCACCGGAGGGGTGTGCCTCGATTCTGTGGAAGAGCGCCGACAAGGCACCGTTGGCCGCGGAAGCGATGGGCATTACCGCCCCGCGTCTACAGGAGCTGAAGCTGATCGATTCGGTGATCCCAGAACCGTTGGGCGGCGCGCATCGTGATCCGCAGACCATGGCGGCTACCCTGAAGACGCAGTTGGTCGCCGATTTGGCTGAACTGGACGCGTTGGAGACCGAAGAGCTCCTCGATCGCCGCTATCAACGCCTGATGAACTACGGCTACTGCTGA